One window from the genome of Nitrosospira multiformis encodes:
- a CDS encoding SulP family inorganic anion transporter, with protein sequence MLLAKLEYWVPLLHTVRTYRVEWLRNDFVAGMSVAAIQIPTAIAYAQLAGFGPEVGLYASMLPLVAYALFGSSRQLIVGPDAATCAIVAAVLVPLAAGDPEKYAVFSAILGLLVGGLCILGGITRLGFLADFLSRPVLTGLMNGIALSIIVGQLGKVLGFSAEAHRFSLIILEFASRLRETHLPTLALGGGVLALILLLGKKAPRVPGPLAGIVFGGLAVYLLNLGAYDLKLVGSVPAGLPSLSLPAAGLDEIEALLSGALGIAVVSFCSAVLTARIFAAKNHYVIDANRDLVALGAANVMTGLSHGFVISGADSRTAVNDLVGGKTQITSLVAAGCTALVLLFLTAPLAFVPVAALGAVLLVAGFKLLDIRSLRKVYFLSRFEFWHSIVTTVAVIALGIVPGILLAISLAIAKLLQAASRPNEAIIGRVPGLDGYNEITGQAGAETIPGLLIYRFDGAPLFFNADYLKRRVRARVAEAGPDLRWFLYVAEPANFLDVTGVESLESLRAELAEHGITFAIARPRGRFLSMLKRSGLADRIGSNHIFPSIRSAVQAFLNSSPVAAAPTSTSSST encoded by the coding sequence ATGTTATTAGCAAAGCTCGAATACTGGGTGCCACTCCTTCATACTGTTCGTACTTATCGCGTTGAATGGCTGCGTAATGACTTTGTAGCGGGAATGTCGGTGGCAGCAATTCAGATACCTACCGCTATCGCCTACGCCCAGCTTGCTGGTTTCGGGCCTGAGGTAGGACTGTACGCAAGTATGCTGCCGTTAGTCGCCTACGCATTGTTTGGCAGCTCGCGGCAACTGATCGTCGGTCCGGATGCCGCGACTTGCGCCATCGTAGCAGCGGTACTGGTGCCGCTCGCCGCAGGCGATCCGGAAAAATATGCTGTCTTCTCTGCTATTTTAGGACTACTTGTAGGCGGGCTCTGCATTCTGGGGGGCATAACACGGCTGGGTTTTCTTGCGGACTTCCTATCTCGGCCGGTTCTGACCGGCTTAATGAACGGAATCGCTTTAAGTATTATCGTAGGCCAACTGGGAAAGGTTCTGGGGTTCTCCGCAGAGGCACACCGATTTTCTCTTATCATTCTGGAGTTTGCGTCCCGCTTGCGGGAAACGCACTTACCGACGCTGGCGCTCGGCGGTGGAGTCCTGGCGCTGATTCTGTTACTGGGGAAGAAGGCGCCGCGGGTACCGGGACCGCTTGCAGGTATTGTTTTCGGCGGACTGGCGGTTTATCTGCTGAACCTTGGTGCGTACGACTTGAAACTAGTAGGATCAGTGCCTGCTGGATTGCCATCCTTATCACTGCCAGCAGCCGGTCTAGACGAAATCGAAGCACTCCTGAGCGGGGCGCTCGGTATAGCGGTTGTAAGCTTCTGTAGCGCAGTGCTGACAGCCCGTATTTTTGCAGCCAAAAACCACTATGTAATCGATGCCAACCGTGACCTTGTCGCGCTCGGCGCTGCCAATGTCATGACTGGCCTGTCACATGGATTTGTCATCAGCGGCGCTGACTCGCGCACTGCGGTAAATGACCTGGTGGGTGGCAAGACCCAGATAACGAGCCTGGTTGCAGCAGGATGCACCGCATTGGTGCTGCTTTTTCTTACTGCGCCGCTGGCTTTTGTTCCTGTAGCGGCCCTGGGTGCGGTGTTGCTCGTTGCCGGCTTCAAGCTTCTGGATATCCGCAGCCTGCGGAAAGTCTATTTTCTCAGCCGATTCGAATTCTGGCATTCCATCGTGACCACTGTAGCTGTGATTGCGCTGGGTATCGTGCCGGGCATTCTGCTGGCAATCAGCCTGGCCATAGCAAAGTTATTGCAGGCGGCTTCGCGCCCCAATGAAGCTATTATTGGCCGAGTACCGGGACTCGATGGCTATAACGAAATCACCGGGCAAGCGGGTGCGGAAACCATCCCTGGCCTTCTCATATACCGGTTCGACGGGGCGCCGCTTTTCTTTAACGCGGATTACCTGAAGCGCCGTGTCCGCGCTCGGGTGGCCGAAGCGGGTCCGGATTTGCGCTGGTTTCTTTATGTGGCTGAGCCAGCGAATTTCCTTGATGTGACCGGCGTGGAGTCCTTGGAATCGCTGCGCGCTGAACTCGCTGAGCATGGGATTACATTTGCTATCGCCCGTCCGCGCGGTCGATTCCTGAGCATGCTGAAACGATCCGGCCTGGCTGACCGGATCGGCAGCAATCACATCTTTCCCTCAATCCGGAGCGCAGTACAAGCTTTTCTTAATAGTAGTCCCGTTGCAGCAGCACCTACTTCCACCTCATCATCAACCTGA
- a CDS encoding septal ring lytic transglycosylase RlpA family protein — protein MTGQEQILRIIAVAMIVFIAGCSSALKRDTVEKTPSATSAKSSVAARKGGYYLDDGPGDNPPADLASIPDAVPRDEPLRPANMRPYVALGKSYTPMTTRESYRKRGVASWYGRRYHGQKTASGEVYDMYTMTAAHPTLPLPSYARVTNIQSGKSVIVRINDRGPFHSDRLIDLSYTAAHKLGVLDGGSAWVEVESILPNTESIARITPAPVDALAPVTAREKVSPQLSFVTEKRNSEAKPDLPRAIPVPAYADAAASDTSPVATANDVSGIYLQLGAFSAYDNADNFLTHMRAELPSLTNILGIIAKDGLFKVHAGPYSDRLLARQAADKIAQTLSIKPMLLVR, from the coding sequence ATGACGGGTCAAGAACAGATTTTGAGGATTATCGCGGTAGCCATGATCGTTTTCATTGCGGGCTGCAGCAGTGCCTTGAAACGTGATACCGTGGAAAAAACACCTTCCGCCACCTCGGCAAAATCGAGTGTTGCGGCGAGAAAGGGCGGCTATTATCTGGATGACGGCCCCGGCGACAATCCACCAGCCGACCTTGCTTCCATTCCCGACGCCGTGCCGCGGGATGAGCCTCTGCGCCCAGCCAACATGCGGCCTTACGTGGCGCTAGGGAAATCCTACACGCCGATGACCACCCGGGAATCGTACCGGAAACGCGGGGTGGCGTCCTGGTATGGCCGCCGTTACCACGGACAGAAAACAGCATCCGGCGAAGTCTACGATATGTACACCATGACTGCCGCTCACCCCACGTTGCCGTTACCCAGCTACGCCCGCGTCACCAACATCCAGAGCGGAAAATCCGTGATCGTGCGCATCAATGACCGTGGACCGTTTCATTCTGATCGCCTGATCGATCTTTCCTATACTGCGGCTCACAAACTCGGCGTGCTGGATGGTGGTAGCGCCTGGGTGGAAGTGGAAAGCATCCTTCCTAACACGGAATCAATTGCGCGGATTACTCCGGCTCCCGTTGATGCGCTGGCGCCGGTCACTGCTCGTGAGAAAGTATCTCCTCAACTTTCGTTTGTTACAGAGAAACGAAATAGCGAAGCCAAACCAGACTTGCCGAGAGCAATCCCCGTACCCGCCTATGCGGATGCAGCTGCTTCCGATACTTCTCCCGTCGCTACCGCTAACGATGTAAGCGGGATCTACCTGCAATTGGGCGCATTCAGCGCCTACGACAATGCGGATAATTTCCTCACGCACATGCGCGCAGAGCTTCCTTCCTTGACCAACATCCTGGGCATCATTGCGAAAGATGGCTTGTTCAAAGTCCATGCCGGCCCTTATTCCGATCGACTGCTAGCCAGGCAGGCGGCCGATAAAATTGCCCAGACGCTCTCCATCAAACCGATGTTGCTGGTACGATAA
- the rodA gene encoding rod shape-determining protein RodA: protein MIKPLRLWHYLTRYVDGFLLSGILLLMLTGLATLYSATDANLSRVTNQAINMLVALGIMWLIANIPLQHIMRIALPIYIAGLFLLLGVALFGEINNGARRWLNIGVTRIQPSELMKIAVPLMMAWYFDKHEATLRLRDYAVATLLLLIPVVMIMRQPDLGTALLIASSGFYVLFLTGLSWRIMAALVIAGAGSLPILWSMMHDYQRRRVMTLLDPTQDALGAGYHTIQSTIAIGSGGVLGKGWQNGTQTHLDFLPEKSTDFIFAVFSEEFGLIGNSLLLLLYLLVIGRGMIIAANAPTQFTRLIAGSITLTFFTYIFVNIGMVIGILPVVGVPLPLISYGGTSMVTMLLGFGILMSIQTHPKLVKT from the coding sequence ATGATTAAGCCATTGCGCTTATGGCACTACCTCACGCGCTATGTAGATGGTTTCTTGCTGAGCGGGATTCTGCTGCTGATGCTGACTGGCCTCGCCACGCTGTATAGCGCCACCGACGCAAACCTGAGTCGCGTCACTAATCAGGCGATCAACATGCTGGTGGCGCTTGGCATCATGTGGCTGATCGCGAATATTCCGTTGCAGCATATCATGCGTATCGCTCTCCCGATATACATAGCCGGTCTTTTCCTGTTGCTTGGCGTGGCGCTATTCGGTGAAATCAACAACGGTGCGCGGCGCTGGCTGAACATTGGTGTGACGCGTATCCAGCCTTCCGAATTGATGAAAATAGCGGTGCCGCTGATGATGGCGTGGTATTTTGACAAACATGAAGCCACCCTGCGGCTGAGGGATTACGCGGTCGCTACGTTGCTGCTGCTGATCCCGGTCGTGATGATCATGCGTCAACCAGATCTGGGTACCGCATTGCTGATCGCCTCCAGCGGTTTCTACGTTCTGTTCCTGACCGGGTTGTCGTGGCGCATTATGGCCGCCCTGGTGATCGCCGGCGCCGGGAGTCTGCCAATCCTGTGGTCAATGATGCACGATTACCAGCGCCGGCGTGTCATGACACTGCTCGATCCGACGCAGGATGCGCTGGGAGCCGGCTACCATACCATCCAGTCCACCATTGCCATAGGATCCGGGGGTGTCCTTGGCAAAGGCTGGCAGAACGGAACTCAGACCCATCTCGATTTTCTCCCCGAGAAAAGTACCGATTTCATCTTCGCGGTATTCTCGGAGGAATTCGGCCTGATCGGTAATTCATTGCTGTTGCTGCTATATCTATTGGTAATAGGGCGCGGCATGATTATTGCCGCCAATGCCCCGACCCAGTTTACGCGTCTTATCGCCGGCTCGATCACGCTGACTTTCTTCACGTATATTTTCGTCAATATCGGGATGGTTATCGGTATTCTGCCCGTGGTGGGCGTACCGCTGCCGCTGATCAGCTACGGCGGCACGTCAATGGTGACAATGTTACTGGGATTTGGTATTTTGATGAGCATACAGACGCATCCTAAGCTGGTGAAAACGTGA
- the mrdA gene encoding penicillin-binding protein 2, with the protein MKRTVELRNHPRELHHFRVRLAIGAVFVLLLFLLLFSRFFYLQVSQRDHYHTLAEANRISIAPIVPNRGLIFDRNGEVLAHNYSAYTLEIVPSKVTDLEALINELSTVIEIAARDRKRFKKLMDESKRFESLPIRTRLSDVEVARFAANRYRFPGVEIKARLFRQYPKGEIASHVVGYIGRINDKNLEQLEANENLANYRGSLYMGKIGIEQSYEKELHGITGFEEMETDAAGRVIRVISRTPPISGNNLTLSLDIKLQEVAEKAFGNRRGALVAIDPATGDVLAFVSKPGFDPNLFVDGIDSENWDLLNNSIDRPLNNRALRGLYPPGSTFKPFMALAGLELKKRTPQQGISDPGYFSLPGSTHRFRDWKAGGHGYVDLHKSLVVSCDTYYYGLANDLGIDNIFNFTGQFGLGKKTGIDIDGEASGLLPSQEWKMKRYKQKWYAGDTISVGIGQGYNLTTPLQLAFATAILASKGTAFRPHLVKQVHNNKNGEVREIVTQPLYTLNLNPANLTHVQNALIAVTRPGGTAALAGADAAYTFAGKTGTSQVVGMKQGEKYVESKVQERHRDHALFVAYAPTENPRIALAVLVENGGHGGATAAPVARLVMDYHLLGKLPEEAAAKTIPEDEEGAHD; encoded by the coding sequence ATGAAGCGAACGGTAGAGCTTCGTAATCACCCCCGTGAACTGCATCATTTCCGGGTACGGCTTGCCATTGGCGCCGTGTTCGTGCTGCTGCTGTTCCTTCTGCTATTTTCCCGATTCTTTTACTTGCAGGTATCGCAGCGCGACCACTATCACACTCTGGCGGAAGCCAACCGGATATCCATCGCACCTATCGTCCCTAACAGGGGGTTGATTTTCGACCGTAATGGCGAGGTATTAGCACATAACTACTCAGCCTATACGCTCGAGATCGTGCCAAGCAAGGTGACCGATCTGGAAGCTCTCATCAATGAGCTGTCCACCGTAATCGAGATAGCAGCGAGAGACCGCAAGCGGTTCAAGAAACTGATGGACGAAAGCAAGCGGTTTGAAAGCCTGCCCATTCGGACTCGTTTATCGGATGTGGAAGTCGCGCGCTTCGCCGCCAACCGCTATCGTTTTCCGGGAGTGGAAATTAAAGCGCGCTTGTTCCGCCAGTATCCAAAAGGGGAAATTGCGTCACATGTGGTGGGTTATATTGGCCGCATCAACGACAAAAATCTGGAGCAGCTGGAGGCTAACGAAAATCTGGCCAACTATCGCGGCTCGCTGTATATGGGCAAAATCGGCATCGAACAAAGCTACGAGAAGGAACTGCACGGTATTACCGGCTTCGAGGAAATGGAAACCGACGCGGCTGGCCGGGTAATAAGGGTCATATCCCGTACCCCGCCAATCTCGGGCAATAATCTGACGTTATCGCTCGATATCAAGTTGCAGGAGGTTGCGGAAAAAGCATTTGGAAACCGGCGCGGCGCGCTGGTAGCGATTGATCCCGCCACGGGCGATGTACTGGCGTTCGTCAGCAAGCCGGGCTTCGATCCCAATCTGTTTGTCGATGGTATCGACTCCGAGAACTGGGATTTACTGAATAACTCCATCGACAGGCCGCTGAACAACCGGGCTTTGCGCGGATTGTATCCCCCAGGTTCCACGTTCAAGCCCTTCATGGCGCTGGCCGGCCTGGAGCTGAAGAAACGCACTCCCCAGCAAGGAATCAGTGATCCCGGATACTTCAGCCTGCCTGGCAGCACCCACCGCTTCCGTGACTGGAAGGCGGGTGGCCATGGCTATGTGGATCTGCACAAATCCCTGGTCGTGTCGTGTGACACCTATTATTACGGGCTTGCCAATGACCTCGGTATAGACAACATTTTCAATTTTACCGGTCAGTTCGGGTTGGGGAAGAAAACCGGGATCGATATCGACGGCGAAGCCAGTGGATTATTGCCCTCGCAAGAATGGAAAATGAAACGATACAAGCAGAAATGGTACGCGGGTGACACTATTTCCGTGGGTATCGGCCAAGGCTACAATCTGACCACCCCCCTGCAGCTGGCTTTCGCGACTGCGATCCTCGCCAGCAAGGGTACCGCCTTCCGTCCGCATCTGGTAAAGCAGGTTCACAATAACAAGAATGGAGAGGTCCGGGAAATCGTCACGCAACCTCTATACACCCTCAACCTCAATCCCGCTAATCTGACGCACGTTCAAAACGCGCTGATAGCGGTGACCCGGCCCGGTGGCACCGCGGCACTCGCCGGCGCGGATGCCGCCTATACCTTTGCGGGGAAGACGGGTACATCGCAAGTGGTCGGCATGAAGCAAGGGGAGAAATATGTGGAAAGCAAGGTTCAGGAACGCCATCGCGACCATGCGCTGTTCGTTGCCTACGCCCCCACGGAAAACCCCAGAATAGCGCTGGCGGTGCTGGTGGAAAACGGCGGTCACGGCGGCGCTACCGCCGCACCCGTCGCCAGGCTGGTAATGGATTACCATCTGCTCGGCAAGTTGCCGGAAGAAGCCGCGGCAAAGACCATTCCCGAAGATGAGGAAGGCGCGCATGATTAA
- the mreD gene encoding rod shape-determining protein MreD — MAFADHPRQEILRPVKGSFIFLSLMAALLLNLLPLKDALLTLWPDFTALTILYWCINQPQRVGMSTAFGMGLLMDIGNAGTLGQHALAYSIMAFAALLFQRRLYNFGLLKQAPQMGLILLMGQSVMLLTWLLDGADFPGWNFFLASATGTALWPLLSSLLRIPQRPKSDSNML; from the coding sequence TTGGCATTCGCTGACCATCCCAGGCAGGAAATTCTGCGGCCTGTCAAAGGCTCATTCATCTTCCTCAGCTTGATGGCAGCGCTGCTGCTGAATCTGTTGCCGCTCAAGGATGCACTACTGACGTTATGGCCTGATTTCACCGCACTGACGATACTTTACTGGTGTATCAATCAACCGCAGCGGGTTGGCATGAGTACCGCTTTTGGCATGGGCCTGTTAATGGATATCGGCAATGCCGGGACACTCGGCCAGCATGCCCTGGCATACAGCATCATGGCTTTTGCCGCGTTGCTATTCCAGCGGCGCTTATATAATTTTGGTCTGCTGAAGCAGGCCCCCCAGATGGGCCTGATATTGCTCATGGGGCAATCTGTCATGCTTCTGACCTGGCTACTGGATGGGGCGGATTTTCCCGGTTGGAATTTCTTTCTTGCCAGCGCTACCGGCACCGCATTGTGGCCGCTGCTCTCCTCGTTATTGAGAATACCCCAAAGGCCCAAGTCTGATTCCAATATGTTATGA
- the mreC gene encoding rod shape-determining protein MreC: METAPQFFRQGPSLLARLGFFVLLSLLLMAADTRFKYLSEIRQAFSVVIYPLQKLANVPATIYDTGTEFFVSQHLTDENEYLKQRYLADRGQLQQLQALEAENTQLRKLLEAAQRMESKAVMAEILHVPRDPFNRKVILDKGSQSGIQPGQVVVDDAGVVGQITRNSPWLSEVTLITDKDHSVPVQIVRNGLRSVVSGTGKDGTLELRYVAVNTDIEEGDMLVTSGIDGVYPPGLPVAVVSKIERNPTYIFARVICTPAAGVGRHRQLLILSAMTPAMENPVDVFETKPKLESKKREKVGIR, from the coding sequence ATGGAAACGGCCCCGCAGTTTTTCAGGCAAGGCCCCAGTTTGCTGGCTCGACTGGGGTTTTTTGTATTACTGTCCTTGCTGCTGATGGCGGCTGATACCCGGTTTAAATATCTCTCCGAAATTCGCCAGGCGTTCAGCGTAGTGATTTATCCATTACAAAAACTGGCCAATGTACCCGCAACAATCTATGACACGGGCACGGAATTTTTCGTCAGTCAGCATCTGACAGACGAAAACGAATATCTCAAGCAGCGGTACCTTGCCGACCGTGGACAACTCCAGCAGCTACAGGCACTGGAGGCCGAGAACACACAGCTGCGTAAACTGCTGGAAGCCGCACAACGTATGGAAAGTAAAGCTGTCATGGCCGAAATTCTGCACGTCCCGCGCGATCCATTCAACCGCAAGGTCATACTTGATAAAGGCAGTCAGAGCGGTATTCAGCCAGGCCAGGTAGTGGTGGACGATGCAGGCGTGGTGGGACAGATTACTCGCAACTCTCCATGGTTGTCCGAAGTCACGCTCATTACCGATAAGGATCACTCAGTGCCGGTGCAGATCGTCCGTAACGGCTTACGCTCGGTGGTATCCGGCACAGGCAAGGATGGAACGCTGGAACTGCGTTATGTAGCGGTCAACACCGATATCGAAGAGGGCGATATGCTGGTGACTTCCGGTATAGATGGTGTTTATCCGCCCGGTCTTCCCGTGGCGGTAGTATCGAAAATCGAGCGCAATCCGACTTATATCTTTGCACGTGTTATCTGCACACCCGCCGCTGGAGTGGGCCGTCACCGGCAACTGCTGATATTGTCCGCGATGACACCCGCTATGGAAAATCCGGTGGACGTATTCGAAACCAAGCCCAAACTCGAGAGCAAGAAGAGGGAAAAAGTTGGCATTCGCTGA
- a CDS encoding rod shape-determining protein, whose protein sequence is MLNFINNNILKGYFSTDMAIDLGTANTLIYVRGQGIVLNEPSVVAIRQDGGPNGKKIIQQVGLAAKQMLGRTPGNITAIRPMKDGVIADFTVTEQMLKHFIKKVNPPRLFSANPRIVICVPFGSTQVERRAIREAAYGAGARKVELIEEPMAAAIGANLPVEEATGSMVVDIGGGTTEVGVISLGGIVYSNSVRVGGDKFDEAIINYIRRNYGMLIGEVTAELIKKEIGSAFPGSEVREMEVKGRNLAEGIPRSFAISSNEILEALTDPLNSIVSAVKSALEHTLPELGADIAEKGMVLTGGGALLRDIDRLLMEETGLSVIIAEDPLTCVVRGSGVALENMDHLVGIFASD, encoded by the coding sequence ATGCTTAATTTTATAAACAACAACATACTGAAGGGCTATTTTTCTACTGACATGGCGATTGATCTGGGTACCGCCAATACCCTGATTTACGTTCGTGGTCAGGGCATCGTGCTCAACGAGCCCTCGGTGGTGGCAATACGTCAGGATGGCGGTCCCAACGGCAAGAAAATAATTCAGCAGGTAGGACTGGCGGCCAAGCAGATGCTGGGACGCACACCCGGCAATATCACTGCGATCCGCCCCATGAAGGATGGCGTAATTGCCGACTTCACCGTTACCGAACAGATGCTGAAGCACTTTATCAAGAAGGTAAACCCGCCTCGACTGTTTTCCGCCAATCCACGCATTGTCATTTGCGTTCCTTTCGGCTCCACCCAGGTGGAGCGCCGCGCCATCCGCGAAGCGGCTTATGGTGCCGGTGCGCGCAAAGTGGAATTGATCGAAGAACCGATGGCTGCCGCTATCGGTGCCAACTTGCCGGTCGAGGAGGCCACCGGCTCGATGGTGGTCGATATTGGCGGCGGCACTACGGAAGTGGGTGTGATATCACTCGGCGGCATCGTTTATTCGAACTCGGTACGCGTTGGAGGCGACAAGTTCGACGAGGCTATTATCAATTACATTCGCCGCAACTATGGCATGCTGATCGGTGAAGTCACCGCCGAATTGATCAAAAAAGAGATTGGCTCCGCCTTCCCGGGATCGGAAGTACGTGAAATGGAAGTCAAGGGGCGCAATCTTGCGGAAGGGATTCCACGCAGCTTTGCCATTTCCAGCAACGAAATCCTTGAAGCACTGACCGATCCCCTGAATAGTATCGTCAGTGCGGTCAAATCCGCGCTGGAACACACGCTGCCCGAGCTCGGAGCGGATATCGCTGAAAAAGGTATGGTGCTAACCGGCGGTGGCGCATTGCTGCGTGATATCGATCGCCTGCTGATGGAAGAAACCGGCTTGTCGGTAATCATTGCGGAAGACCCGCTTACCTGCGTCGTGCGCGGATCGGGCGTCGCGCTGGAGAATATGGACCATTTGGTTGGTATATTTGCCAGTGATTAA
- the gatC gene encoding Asp-tRNA(Asn)/Glu-tRNA(Gln) amidotransferase subunit GatC, whose product MSLSLDDVKRVANLARIEVSEDEARTVLAQLSDIFGLIQEMQAVNTSAIKPVSHAQDVMQRLRADVVTEIDQRELFQSIAPKVEAGLYLVPKVIE is encoded by the coding sequence ATGTCACTGTCTCTGGATGATGTAAAACGCGTCGCAAACTTGGCCCGCATTGAGGTGAGCGAGGATGAGGCACGCACTGTGCTGGCGCAATTATCGGATATCTTCGGTCTGATCCAGGAAATGCAGGCAGTGAATACGTCTGCGATAAAACCTGTGTCTCATGCTCAGGATGTTATGCAGCGCCTCCGCGCGGATGTGGTGACCGAGATCGATCAGCGTGAATTGTTCCAGTCAATAGCGCCCAAGGTAGAGGCAGGGCTTTACCTGGTGCCGAAAGTCATCGAGTGA
- the gatA gene encoding Asp-tRNA(Asn)/Glu-tRNA(Gln) amidotransferase subunit GatA encodes MLNFGLTQLSALLAAKKISSAELTAEFLGRSKSLNPDYNAFITTDEETSLAQARAADAMIAAGQAHPLTGIPIAQKDIFCTKGWVTTCGSRMLSNFISPYDAHVIERFNAAGAVNIGKTNMDEFAMGSSNETSFYGPVKNPWDITAVPGGSSGGSACAVAARMAPAATGTDTGGSIRQPAALCGISGIKPTYGLVSRYGMIAFASSLDQGGPMAKSADDLALMLNVMAGFDARDSTSLQREPEDYARDLEKPLEGLRIGLPKEYFVKEINDDVARAVEAAIAEYRKLGAKTVEVSLPATKLSVPVYYVLAPAEASSNLSRFDGVRYGYRAPEYIDLNDMYRKSRAQGFGAEVKRRILIGTYVLSHGYYDAYYIQAQKLRRLIAQDFIEAFKQCDIIMGPTSPTVAFNLGEKSSDPVQMYLSDAYTIAVNLAGLPAMSIPAGFGNKNRPVGLHIIGNYFAEAQMLNVAHQYQRATDWHIRMPIPL; translated from the coding sequence ATGTTGAACTTCGGTCTTACGCAACTTTCCGCCTTGCTTGCGGCAAAAAAAATTTCCAGCGCTGAACTGACCGCCGAGTTTCTTGGGCGCTCGAAGTCACTGAATCCGGACTACAACGCTTTCATTACAACCGATGAAGAAACAAGCCTTGCCCAGGCACGAGCCGCCGATGCCATGATCGCGGCCGGTCAGGCGCACCCATTGACCGGTATTCCTATCGCCCAGAAGGATATTTTCTGTACCAAGGGATGGGTTACCACCTGTGGATCGAGGATGCTGTCGAACTTCATTTCGCCTTACGATGCTCATGTGATCGAGCGTTTCAATGCGGCCGGGGCGGTGAATATCGGCAAAACCAATATGGATGAGTTCGCCATGGGGTCGAGCAACGAAACTTCCTTTTATGGGCCGGTAAAAAATCCATGGGACATTACGGCCGTACCGGGAGGCAGTTCGGGCGGCTCCGCCTGCGCGGTCGCTGCGCGCATGGCTCCCGCCGCGACCGGCACCGATACAGGCGGTTCAATCCGCCAGCCCGCAGCGCTATGCGGAATCTCAGGCATCAAGCCCACTTACGGACTGGTATCGCGCTACGGCATGATCGCGTTTGCTTCCAGCCTCGACCAGGGTGGGCCAATGGCGAAATCAGCGGATGATCTGGCATTGATGCTGAACGTCATGGCAGGATTCGATGCGCGTGATTCAACCAGTCTACAGCGTGAACCCGAAGACTACGCGCGCGATCTGGAAAAGCCGCTGGAGGGCCTGCGTATCGGTCTGCCGAAGGAATACTTCGTCAAGGAAATAAACGATGACGTGGCGCGTGCCGTGGAAGCGGCTATCGCGGAATACCGCAAGCTGGGTGCCAAAACGGTGGAAGTGTCGCTGCCCGCTACGAAACTTTCAGTGCCAGTTTATTACGTATTGGCCCCGGCGGAGGCGTCGAGTAACCTCTCTCGTTTCGACGGCGTGCGTTACGGTTACCGCGCTCCGGAATATATCGACCTCAACGACATGTACCGTAAAAGCCGCGCCCAGGGTTTCGGCGCGGAAGTGAAGCGCCGCATTCTGATTGGCACTTACGTGCTATCGCACGGGTACTACGACGCATACTACATCCAGGCACAGAAACTGCGCCGTCTGATCGCACAGGATTTTATCGAGGCATTCAAACAATGCGACATTATCATGGGGCCGACTTCACCCACGGTTGCATTCAATCTGGGAGAGAAAAGCAGCGATCCGGTGCAGATGTATTTGTCCGATGCCTACACCATCGCGGTTAACCTCGCCGGGTTGCCGGCCATGTCCATTCCTGCGGGTTTTGGCAACAAAAACAGGCCGGTGGGATTGCATATTATCGGTAATTATTTTGCGGAAGCGCAAATGCTGAATGTGGCTCATCAATACCAGCGGGCAACTGACTGGCATATTCGGATGCCCATTCCGCTATAG